The proteins below are encoded in one region of Stieleria sp. JC731:
- a CDS encoding inositol monophosphatase family protein has translation MNQQHLDVAIEAARAGAAELLSRWGSRTVSEKAPKDLVTDADLASQKAIRSILMDAFEGYAFVGEEEGENDPPEAVRQGSPEAPPCWVVDPLDGTVNYVHRLQSFAVSIGLYHNGKMRLGVILDPVSNELYSAVDGQGAHLNGEPIHVSDCTDLSQALVACSFPAGVKGDSPEVVRFVKVLERCRSLRRLGSCALNMCYVAAGRLDGYWATNVCAWDSAAGTVIAREAGAQLTAYDGSELDDWLPKFCVTASKPMQDTMVGLLQGN, from the coding sequence GTGAATCAACAACACCTCGACGTTGCCATCGAAGCCGCCCGGGCCGGGGCTGCAGAACTGTTAAGCCGATGGGGCAGCCGCACCGTTTCTGAAAAAGCTCCCAAAGACTTGGTCACCGATGCGGACCTGGCGTCCCAAAAAGCGATCCGCTCGATATTGATGGACGCTTTCGAAGGCTACGCCTTTGTCGGTGAAGAAGAAGGCGAGAACGATCCACCAGAAGCCGTTCGCCAGGGCTCCCCCGAAGCACCGCCGTGCTGGGTTGTCGATCCGTTAGACGGCACCGTTAACTACGTCCATCGACTGCAGTCATTTGCCGTCTCGATCGGTTTGTACCACAACGGCAAAATGCGCTTAGGTGTGATCCTGGACCCAGTTTCCAACGAGCTTTACTCAGCCGTCGACGGGCAGGGTGCCCATCTTAATGGTGAACCGATTCACGTCAGCGATTGCACCGATCTTTCACAAGCTTTAGTCGCATGCAGCTTTCCAGCCGGTGTCAAAGGCGACTCACCCGAAGTCGTTCGGTTTGTGAAAGTTCTTGAGCGTTGCCGCTCACTGCGTCGCTTGGGGTCATGTGCATTAAATATGTGCTACGTCGCCGCAGGTCGTTTGGATGGGTATTGGGCGACCAATGTCTGCGCGTGGGATTCCGCAGCGGGCACTGTGATCGCGCGTGAAGCGGGCGCACAACTGACGGCCTACGACGGATCGGAACTGGACGACTGGTTACCAAAATTCTGTGTCACTGCGTCAAAGCCGATGCAAGACACAATGGTCGGACTTCTACAAGGGAACTGA